The DNA window ttagcaacATATTCTTATGTCCCAAAAGGGTAGTCTGGACTGAGTTTTATTAATTCTGTGAAATAATGTGCAAAGTTTGACAAAGACTTATAATGGGATATTATGCATTTCTAAACACAGTCGAAAAACAAAAGCTGTAAATACACTATTATTAGTCTTTCTACTAGAAACAACATTTTACTCGTCATAATTACAAAATTCATGAGCTGTTTCTCAGTGGAAATAGAATCAAAGTAAATCCTATGCAATTTTTTatatcagtgcaaaaaaaaaacccctatgTGTTTGCTTTCAAGCGTACAGACACAGAGTAATGCACACGTCTAACAGGAAAGCAGGAGCCGATTCACAGGACTTGGTTTTCTGTGTAAGACCGAAACAGAAGCAGCTGTTTGTAGAAGGATCCTGTTTCCTGAAATGTTTCGTACCCGATGAGCATTAAGACGCGTTTGGAGTGGAAACGAGCTctctttaaaagtgctggcaCACAAGATTCAGCCCGTTTGCACACGCAGTGCACTTCAGTGAATGATTCTGAAGCGTTTGGCTGAAATTAGACCGCAGAAGGAAACGGAGAGCTGTAGAGTTTCTGCTGTGCGTCTCGCACCTGCTTCTGTGCTGCAGAGCTTTCAGCCTTGTCTATTTCCACCGGGGCAGGTGCTGGAGGGGCAGGCCGGTGCGGTGGGGTATATTTAGACCCCCCTATTTCTGCCCTGCAACTCCCGTAAACGCCGGCCCATCGGCTAGAATAAATATCGGCTGTCAGTGTTGGAGCagacaggagaaaaaaaaaacttttctgcCATGAAGATGGAAATGCTATGGAACTACAATATGATTTTATTGAGATTATTATGGGCTCTGGGTTCATTATTTAAACCACAATGCTTTAAGTGTGTTTTGACAGATTGTTCATATAAGAGCGGTTGGTCAAGTGCAAACACACATCTAGGACTGGAGTTTACTCTCGCGTTCCACCACTGTTTGTTCTTCAGTCTTAGTAAATAACGCATCAGTGGTGAGAGTCCAAACTGCCAATTATCCCCTGCACTGTGAATCCTCTTTGCATTAAAAGTTTATTTCCATCATCTAAGTACGCTAGATCCAGATTTTTGTGAAATCATGGGTACGGTGCGTTTCCAGAACACTGCGAATGCGCTCGCCGGCATTTATCAGATCCTCTTTCTCTTCCAAGGCACATTATCGGTCTTCTGATGGATCTAAGGAACTCGATCAAATGAGATCTTGAGGTAAAAAAGTTTGCAGACACCATATAACTGTATAACACGTTGTTTTATCACCACGTATGATGCCTGTCAGGTGAATGCTCTGGTATTTAGAATTCAGATTAAACAAATGCGTCTAAATGATACTGTCATATAGtcctaatataatataatatgatgtaATATGTTTGCGTATTTGTTTGGTTTGTCTTCCCCCTTCTGGTTGTCCTCTATAGGGTGCTTCAGCACCTGTGCAGGCAGCTGTGAGCAGGCCGTCCTGCCTGTGTCTGTATGGGTGGGAATGGCAGCATCAGCTGTTGGTGGGAATCACTTACACGCAACATGGAAACACATTGCGATCATTCTTACAACACTTCTGCTGTTAAGTGCTCCTTCAGGTAGGGCCTGAAAAGTGGGCTCCGCTTCATTTTAAGGTGCCCAgcgtaaatatacatttaaacactGAGTACCCTAACCCTTAACtacatgtacataatatatggtTAGGATTTGGGTCTGGCTTGGTTTGGTTACTCGCATGTAATACTTATATGGTAATATTATacgtaatatatgtaatattatacatgtgaacttaaataatgtatgttaataatagattaacatctattttaaatgttttcagtttttttttttatttttagattggAATaacaagtatatatttatatttatttatggtgctccaacatgtttttaaaaatatgaaatttatcTCTCTATTTAGCCTCACAAAGAAGTTCAGTAACGGTATTACTGTGTAATATTATTGTGTAATAATGtggttcttttttattttagtattctttatatacttattatggtagttattatttaaaataatatttattttaattgtttagtcatttaaaagttttagtcattttgttaaatgcgtttgtattatttattggataatttatttttttgcaaaaaaaataaaaataataataattcacttaaaaccaaaaatcattacaatatttatcaaagatcatgttcctgaagatattttatacatttcctactgtaaatgttacaaaacttcattttttatttagtattatgcACACATTTGGGcagctttaaatgcaaatattgtcctatcctaacaaacataaatcaatggaaagcttatatattcagattttagaTGATGACTTAAAAATGGGCTTTTATGACTAGTTTTGTTCTATGCCATTAACATTGTTATTCATTTGTTTCCTTTCCCCGAAGTATGCGCACAGTGTCGAATCTTGCGATGCAACTCTGATTTCGTGGCTGCGACTCTTGAAATTGGTGTCGTTGGAGGCGGGGGTAAGGAAGGAGCTAATGCTGTGTACTGCAGCGCCCTGCGGTCCTACGCGCTCTGCACCCAGCGGACGGCCCGAGCGTGCCGTGGAGACCTCGCCTACCACTCTGCTGTGCAGGGCATCGAAGACCTGCTCATCCAGCACCGCTGCCCTAAAACAGGCCCCACGGCTCAGCCGCGGCCCCTGCCCCAGGCCCCTCTCTCAGGGGACGGATGCTTCTATGAGAAAGGGTTTACGCAGAGGGAGGGCCGGGCCCCGGAGTACCTGCACTGCGGGGTGTTTGGAGACCCTCATATCCGCACCTTTAATGAAGAGTTCCAGACCTGTGCTGTGCAGGGCGCCTGGCCGCTCATAGACAACCAGTATCTGTACATCCAGGCCACCAGCACACCCACTAGAGGGAGCTCTTACACCAGCATACTCACAAAGGTGTGGGGGggatacacacacatgcactccttcatgttttacataattaatataacagGCACCTTAGAGTTTGTTAAGTATTCGGATAGTAATGACAATTACTAATTCTCAGAAATGAGGTGTATGTTactcatttcacttttttcagaattatgagtttacattaataatgcaattaactTGCAATTGTTAAATAGATAAATTCAGAAGTTAGGAAAAagctaatatataaatacacgacACAGTTTTTGCCTCAATTTGCATCAATGTTAGTTGCCAAAAGTCAGAGCAAGTGCAGATTTTGGGCATTTGGAGTTGACAGATTTTACACTCAGTCAATGGTTTTAGCTTCAGTCAATGGTTCCATGCAGTCAGAATATATCATACATTTATCATATCTAGAACAAATGTagttttcatcttttaaaatcGACTTAAAATCTCAGGGGGTACATACTGCATTGTAAGGGTTCAGctgagaaaatatttattcttcGCTGTAGTCTTTTGAGCAGTGGAAAGGTTCCATAGACGTTAAAGGTTCTTAATTTGCCAATAAAGTAGCTTTATTTGTAACACTCAAACACTATTCATTGCCCTATAAAAGGCTATGGATAACTTTTATCCGCTTTAGCAATGTAACCCAAATCAAAGCTCTTTTTGATATTACTTGAGCCTTCCGACTGAGAGGGAAGTAacaggtttgtgtttttttcagaactGCTGTTCAGCGCTTTGAAACATTAAGGGCTGCCTTAATAATACCCTACAGCCTGACATCTAATGATGACTTTCCATGAATAATTAATAGGGCATATGCATAACGTTAAAAAGTGCATGAGCTTAGAATGAGTCCAGGTTGAATGTCCCGCACCTGACAGCTGTCCGCTCTCTGGTTCTCCATCAGATCACGGTTATCTTGAAGAACTGGCGCGAGTGTGCAGAGCTGCAGATGTACGAAGCGGAGCTGGATAACGTTCCTCCGGCGTTCGTGGACGGATCTGTGACCGGCGGCGATCGCAGGGGCCACCAGAGCCTGCGCGTGCACTCCCACGACCCCGGCCGACACGCCGAGATCTGGGCTACGCACATCGGGACGACGATAGTGGTGCGTCAGGTCGGCCGGTCGCTGAGTCTGTCCGTGCGCTCCCCTCGCGCGATCGTGGAGTCGTATACGCCTGAGCAGGACTTGCAGTTGTGTGTGTGGGGCTGTCCGGTCTCGCAGCTTCTGGAGACGCCGTATGAGCACCCGTCCGCGCCTGAGTACGCGCACTGCTCCTCGCTGCTTCCGGTGCGGGATGTGTATTTCCAGGCTTGCTTGTTTGATCTGCAGATCACTGGAGATTTGAACTCTAGTGCATCAGCTGTGGCCGCTTTAGAGGACGCTCGCGCGATGATCTCGGACCCTGATAGGGTTCACCTGCTGACGGACAGGGCACGCAACAACCCTCCATCATTGCCGGTGGTGCTGGTCTTTAGCGTCCTTGTAGAGACCCTCAGACGTACTTTCTTGGGCCCAGTCTGACATCAAAAACACCGCACTGAAACATGCCGTATGTGATATTTAAAGGATATTTAGaattttgttcagtgtttaCATCTCCGTGGTTTGGAAGTTTGCGTTTTGTGAATAGAGGCTGTCTGGAACGGCCGtggaaaaatgattttgttgcatttgtttcaGTGTTAAATGCACATGAAGTGTGtgaattataaatgtaacatatttgtGGATATTTTTATCTGGATAAATGTGAATAACTtttgaaaaacaagcaaacgtgaatgcaaatgtttatttaaaagtgtatttatgaaaaaaaacaaaaaatatgtaaaatgtttccaATTCATGAATGAAGGTCATCaggatattttatttagtttagttttggtttcattttcagtcaagtttttcattttagttttggtttcatttttagttaagtttttcattttagttttggtttcatttttcaatgttttctagttttgttttagtctttttattattatatttagttttgtattttaaacctgtcaggttatatatatatatatatatatatatatatatatatatatatatatatatatatatatatatatatatatatatatatatttataagtttAATTAAGgcagttaaattattattatttatttaaatattttaatttggagtatggaaagaaaacagacaataataaaacaaaaaattagtaaataaaagaaaaataattattaaatactaaatatatatgaaaaataataccattatttacattttcatcttgTTAGTTACttattcaaaattaaagtaaaaagtactgaattgtttttctgttaaactTATGATATTATAACTTTGTAAATTATGAATTTGGGAAATTTAACAagagaaactgttttttttttccagagattTTTCTCCCATGGATTGTCTTTGTCCAGTGACTACTACAGAAGTTCTTTGGAAGACCATGAAGATTCCCTGTGGGATTCTTTGTTATAATCTGTGTTTAAATTTACAGCAATTCATCATTTACGCTGATAAACTTTGCAGTGGGGGTGAGAAGGAGACTTTAGTTTTATCTGGGAGAGGACCACAGTTGATGGAGGTTTCATTCCTTGTAAATAATCAGAAATCGGTCACCATTTCTCAGTCCTTCACACCTGAGTGACACTGGATGGTATTCATTTATAAACTTGAATGTTTACATTATCGATGACATGATTGAAAGCAGTTTTCTTTCCTGCACTTGACTTGAAAAAGTCATTCGCTACTTTTGTATGCTTGttttatgtacatgtataaGACAGATAATACTGTGTACAACACAGACAGTCATACAAAACAGAGGGAGTCAAGCATTACGCATTCCTTATTCCTTAAACAGCACTGTAACTGGAGATGGAGGGTTCAGGACAGACAGCACAATGAATGAGGTAAGCAGctgtttgtttatatacatgtaCTCTTATGACCATGAAGATGAATGGTTGGATTACATAACCAGACTCCTCCTAAATCTTCTATAGAGCCCAGTATGTTGGATCAGTCAGCAGATGGCAGTGCTCGTCAATCAGAACAGTCTCCATCACACATACACGTTTCTGAACATGTGGATTGTTTATAGTTGCTTTTGTTTGGTCATCTCTGATGACCACTGTACTTCACTGTACATGTCCATTCAGTCTTTTacctttatttagttttcacaaaagtacaaaatatacaGTGCAATACAGTATAAATTGTAAAAGGCAAAATCAAaagtttttaatatgtaatactGTGCTTTTTGACATGCTGCCCTGGCGCATGTTGCATATTATGCAACTGTGACATGTACCAGGGTAATGCAATGTCTACTGAACATGCACTAGGGAAATACTGTGGTATTTTGACATGTACCAGAACAATACCATGGTATTCTGAACATTTACCAAGGTAATGTGATTTTTGGCCATTTACCAGAATAAAACCATGGTATTTTAGACATGTATTAAGGCAGAATCGAGGCAGTACTTTGTTATTTCGGACATGTACCATGGTAATATTGTGGTGTTTGGCCATGTGTCAGGGTTTATGGACACGCACCCGGGCAATTCCATGGTATTTTGACGTCTAACATAGCAATACAATGGGGTTGTGATAATATTAATGTACAAAAGTAATAACACGGTATCATCTTAAATATGTATGGCACCCTATTTAAATATCATGGCACATACATCTGGTCATCTTTTGGTATTGGTATACCATTAAATACCGTGTCAGTACCATGCTGTGGCGATATTAGATGATAATACCACACCATGCATTTACATGGTACTCTAAGGTACTTCTAGAAATACCACATGTCCAGAACCATGTACTTTTTGGTACTTTTTGCTAAGCACATCAAAATAGCATGGTATCACCATCCGGTACAATCACGGCTTCCAcaataaacatttgtatttgGGATAAACAGTGTAGAAATGCTTGATTTTGGTTCTATTCAGTTTAGATACATATAAACAGAGGTCGACTGATGGTGGTTTGTACCTATAAAGATAGCTGGCTTGATACCGAATAATCAACTGATAGCTGTAAATGAATAGTAATTACATATTGATCATTAAAGTTAGTTCAAAgttcattaatgttaaaaaaagcaactttaaaattgaaaaatgtatccTTAAGTTTTATAATTTACACACTCTAACAAGATACTATTCTTCGTATTTTGTCGATATAGATATAGAATAGATCCTTatagtaaagtgttactataaTTTCAACAGTCGTGCTTCATAACTATCTACACAAAGGCCACAGTAttgaaattacataaatatttatgttgtattttgcACTGTATAAGAACAGCAGACCCTTCTCTGCAGCTCCAACGACTGACACAGCACGGAAAACTATCGGCGTGGATTTTTGACGGAAACAGATAACAGTTCCAGCAACTATCGGTGCCGATTAATCGACGGTAGACCTCTACAAATAATTCCTTTATTCAGAAAGAAATCGTCTCTATTATGAACGTGTCGTGTCACACGTGCGTGTCCGTCTGACGTTGTTTTGGAGCAGGGCGCAGGAGTCTCCGATGCACTTTCATACTCCACCCCTACTCCGTACAATTACTCCACCTCCTCAGCCGCTCCTGCCCCTTACCCACGAGTTGTCCACGCGCTCTGTGCGGGCTCTCATTGGCCTGGGTGGACGCAAACAGCCCGTGTGTCCTATGAGAGAGACGCGAGTGGGGAGATCCACGAGGAGCATGTGGCTCTCCAGCACTGATGCCCATGTGTGTCCAGCTCGCATCATCAGCGCAGCGGCCGTGTGAACTATATAACCACCCGCTCCCACTCGGTGTTTACTGACAGACCAGAGTCACCAACAAAACGACCAAAACATCTAGTAATAATCAAATTCAGTTACATTAAACAGGAATATAATACGACGTTTAGCGGCGCTATCGGAATCCACGTTCGCACAATTACTAAAACGGCAACATGGGTGTGCTAACAAAGAAACCCAAGACCTTCGAGGTTCAGTTTAGGGACCCGAACAAGAGGGCGTACAGCGGGGGAGATAAAGTGGCGGGGCAGGTGATTGTGGAGGTGGCGGAGGTGGTGCAGGTCTCCGCCGTTAAACTGCTCGGAGTCGGATGCGCCAAGGTCGATTACAATAAAGGAAAGATGCACTGCAGGGATGAGATCGAGTACCTGAAATATGAAGACGTTCTTCACCTCGATCGTCAGCCAACAGGTGAGGCAAAACTCAATCGGTCGTTTACGCGGTGCTTTTTAAGTTGTTTTGCAAAGCTAACTACCTTAAAGATATgttgaacaaaaataattacttgctacattgtaatatatttacgaAACCTATAGCAAAGTgataaataataactatatttCTTCCCCGATGTACCGTTCCGCGTAAAGCGTTCCCCTACGCGCTGTTGCTATAGTAACCACCTCTAAAGCTAGCTAGCGCCTATATGCTAAACTtactttatttgtcatttaaaagtttcaaaTCGTAAAAGTAcgtatttaaaacataatttgacTCACTGTTGTTCAAGTAGTTTACTCTAATAGTTAATTTaactttacatttcattttagtgtCTAATTGGTGTCATTGTTCTTTTAGAAATTAGTTTGAGGTGGTAAATTTAGAAATGGGGGGTTGGGAGGGGATGAGTGTCAGTTTAAGACTTGTTCATTGAAGAATCTTTAGTAAACTCAACATTCAAAAGACTTGAACATGATTAAATGAGTGAGAATTGAGTGTTTCTCAAAACGCTATCTCTCCTTCACAGATACAGATGGCTCCATCACTCTCAGGCCTGGAAACAGATA is part of the Puntigrus tetrazona isolate hp1 chromosome 16, ASM1883169v1, whole genome shotgun sequence genome and encodes:
- the hjv gene encoding hemojuvelin: MAASAVGGNHLHATWKHIAIILTTLLLLSAPSVCAQCRILRCNSDFVAATLEIGVVGGGGKEGANAVYCSALRSYALCTQRTARACRGDLAYHSAVQGIEDLLIQHRCPKTGPTAQPRPLPQAPLSGDGCFYEKGFTQREGRAPEYLHCGVFGDPHIRTFNEEFQTCAVQGAWPLIDNQYLYIQATSTPTRGSSYTSILTKITVILKNWRECAELQMYEAELDNVPPAFVDGSVTGGDRRGHQSLRVHSHDPGRHAEIWATHIGTTIVVRQVGRSLSLSVRSPRAIVESYTPEQDLQLCVWGCPVSQLLETPYEHPSAPEYAHCSSLLPVRDVYFQACLFDLQITGDLNSSASAVAALEDARAMISDPDRVHLLTDRARNNPPSLPVVLVFSVLVETLRRTFLGPV